In the Phaseolus vulgaris cultivar G19833 chromosome 7, P. vulgaris v2.0, whole genome shotgun sequence genome, one interval contains:
- the LOC137830549 gene encoding probable glycerol-3-phosphate dehydrogenase [NAD(+)] 1, cytosolic isoform X2: MHVYGLQPYTFIIACNGSEEKLDDLRSLVGKADGDPLRIVSVGAGAWGSVFAALLQDTFGQFRDKVQIRIWRRPGKTLDRATAKHLFEVINSREDVLRRLIRRCAYLKYVEARLGDRTLLADEILKDGFCLNMIDTPLCPLKVVTNLQEAVWDADIVVNGLPSTETREIFEEISKYWKERITVPVIISLAKGIEAALEPVPHIITPTKMINQATGVPMENILYLGGPNIASEIYNKEYANARICGADKWRKPLAKFLRQPHFIVWDNSDLVTHEVMGGLKNVYAIGAGMVAALTNESATSKSVYFAHCTSEMIFITHLLAEGPEKLAGPLLADTYVTLLKGRNAWYGQMLAKGELSPDMGDSISGKGMIQGVSAVEAFFELLSHSSLNVLHPEEHKPVAPVELCPILKTLYKILISREHSSSEAILQALRDENQNDPRERIEIAQSHAFYMPSLLGQP, from the exons ATGCATGTCTATGGGCTTCAACCATACACCTTCATTATA GCCTGCAATGGTTCAGAGGAGAAGCTTGATGATCTTCGCAGCCTTGTTGGGAAGGCTGATGGTGATCCTTTGAGAATTGTGAGTGTTGGTGCTGGTGCCTGGGGCAGTGTTTTTGCTGCTTTGTTGCAAGATACTTTTGGCCAATTCCGCGATAAGGTGCAAATCAGGATATGGAGAAGGCCAGGGAAGACACTTGATAGAGCAACAGCAAAGCACCTCTTTGAAGTTATCAACTCCAGGGAGGATGTATTGAGAAGGTTGATCAGACGTTGTGCTTATCTGAAATATGTTGAGGCCAGGCTTGGTGATAGGACTCTTTTAGCTGATGAGATTCTGAAAGATGGATTTTGTTTGAACATGATAGATACACCACTTTGTCCATTGAAGGTGGTCACAAACTTGCAAGAAGCTGTTTGGGATGCTGATATTGTGGTTAATGGTTTGCCTTCAACTGAAACAAGGGAAATTTTTGAAGAGATAAGTAAATATTGGAAGGAGAGAATCACAGTGCCTGTGATAATCTCTCTGGCAAAGGGTATAGAGGCTGCATTGGAGCCTGTTCCCCATATTATAACTCCCACAAAAATGATTAACCAAGCAA CTGGAGTGCCTATGGAGAACATACTTTATCTTGGTGGTCCAAATATTGCCTCAGAAATTTACAACAAGGAGTATGCCAATGCTCGAATATGTGGAGCTGATAAATGGAGGAAACCTCTAGCCAAGTTCCTACGACAACCACATTTTATTGTCTGGGATAACAGTGACCTTGTCACACATGAAGTCATGGGGGGCTTGAAAAATGTCTATGCAATTGGTGCAG GTATGGTAGCAGCCCTTACCAATGAGAGTGCTACCAGCAAATCTGTATACTTTGCACACTGCACATCAGAGATGATATTCATCACTCACTTGTTGGCTGAAGGACCTGAGAAACTTGCAGGGCCATTATTGGCTGACACTTATGTCACTTTGCTAAAAGGTCGTAATGCATGGTATGGCCAGATGCTAGCTAAAGGCGAATTAAGCCCAGACATGGGTGACAGCATCAGTGGCAAAGGAATGATTCAG GGTGTCTCAGCAGTGGAGGCCTTTTTTGAACTTTTAAGCCATTCAAGCCTGAATGTGTTGCACCCAGAAGAACACAAGCCGGTTGCTCCTGTTGAACTTTGCCCCATCCTCAAGACACTctataaaatattgatatcaAG GGAACACTCTTCATCAGAAGCTATTCTTCAAGCTCTTAGAGATGAGAATCAGAATGATCCTCGTGAACGCATTGAGATTGCACAAAGCCATGCTTTCTACATGCCTTCACTTCTTGGACAACcatga
- the LOC137830549 gene encoding glycerol-3-phosphate dehydrogenase [NAD(+)] GPDHC1, cytosolic isoform X3, which translates to MFNFSHILACNGSEEKLDDLRSLVGKADGDPLRIVSVGAGAWGSVFAALLQDTFGQFRDKVQIRIWRRPGKTLDRATAKHLFEVINSREDVLRRLIRRCAYLKYVEARLGDRTLLADEILKDGFCLNMIDTPLCPLKVVTNLQEAVWDADIVVNGLPSTETREIFEEISKYWKERITVPVIISLAKGIEAALEPVPHIITPTKMINQATGVPMENILYLGGPNIASEIYNKEYANARICGADKWRKPLAKFLRQPHFIVWDNSDLVTHEVMGGLKNVYAIGAGMVAALTNESATSKSVYFAHCTSEMIFITHLLAEGPEKLAGPLLADTYVTLLKGRNAWYGQMLAKGELSPDMGDSISGKGMIQGVSAVEAFFELLSHSSLNVLHPEEHKPVAPVELCPILKTLYKILISREHSSSEAILQALRDENQNDPRERIEIAQSHAFYMPSLLGQP; encoded by the exons atgtttaacttcaGTCACATTTTG GCCTGCAATGGTTCAGAGGAGAAGCTTGATGATCTTCGCAGCCTTGTTGGGAAGGCTGATGGTGATCCTTTGAGAATTGTGAGTGTTGGTGCTGGTGCCTGGGGCAGTGTTTTTGCTGCTTTGTTGCAAGATACTTTTGGCCAATTCCGCGATAAGGTGCAAATCAGGATATGGAGAAGGCCAGGGAAGACACTTGATAGAGCAACAGCAAAGCACCTCTTTGAAGTTATCAACTCCAGGGAGGATGTATTGAGAAGGTTGATCAGACGTTGTGCTTATCTGAAATATGTTGAGGCCAGGCTTGGTGATAGGACTCTTTTAGCTGATGAGATTCTGAAAGATGGATTTTGTTTGAACATGATAGATACACCACTTTGTCCATTGAAGGTGGTCACAAACTTGCAAGAAGCTGTTTGGGATGCTGATATTGTGGTTAATGGTTTGCCTTCAACTGAAACAAGGGAAATTTTTGAAGAGATAAGTAAATATTGGAAGGAGAGAATCACAGTGCCTGTGATAATCTCTCTGGCAAAGGGTATAGAGGCTGCATTGGAGCCTGTTCCCCATATTATAACTCCCACAAAAATGATTAACCAAGCAA CTGGAGTGCCTATGGAGAACATACTTTATCTTGGTGGTCCAAATATTGCCTCAGAAATTTACAACAAGGAGTATGCCAATGCTCGAATATGTGGAGCTGATAAATGGAGGAAACCTCTAGCCAAGTTCCTACGACAACCACATTTTATTGTCTGGGATAACAGTGACCTTGTCACACATGAAGTCATGGGGGGCTTGAAAAATGTCTATGCAATTGGTGCAG GTATGGTAGCAGCCCTTACCAATGAGAGTGCTACCAGCAAATCTGTATACTTTGCACACTGCACATCAGAGATGATATTCATCACTCACTTGTTGGCTGAAGGACCTGAGAAACTTGCAGGGCCATTATTGGCTGACACTTATGTCACTTTGCTAAAAGGTCGTAATGCATGGTATGGCCAGATGCTAGCTAAAGGCGAATTAAGCCCAGACATGGGTGACAGCATCAGTGGCAAAGGAATGATTCAG GGTGTCTCAGCAGTGGAGGCCTTTTTTGAACTTTTAAGCCATTCAAGCCTGAATGTGTTGCACCCAGAAGAACACAAGCCGGTTGCTCCTGTTGAACTTTGCCCCATCCTCAAGACACTctataaaatattgatatcaAG GGAACACTCTTCATCAGAAGCTATTCTTCAAGCTCTTAGAGATGAGAATCAGAATGATCCTCGTGAACGCATTGAGATTGCACAAAGCCATGCTTTCTACATGCCTTCACTTCTTGGACAACcatga
- the LOC137830549 gene encoding probable glycerol-3-phosphate dehydrogenase [NAD(+)] 1, cytosolic isoform X1, with protein sequence MVGSIMEVVCNEYSNGSVQACNGSEEKLDDLRSLVGKADGDPLRIVSVGAGAWGSVFAALLQDTFGQFRDKVQIRIWRRPGKTLDRATAKHLFEVINSREDVLRRLIRRCAYLKYVEARLGDRTLLADEILKDGFCLNMIDTPLCPLKVVTNLQEAVWDADIVVNGLPSTETREIFEEISKYWKERITVPVIISLAKGIEAALEPVPHIITPTKMINQATGVPMENILYLGGPNIASEIYNKEYANARICGADKWRKPLAKFLRQPHFIVWDNSDLVTHEVMGGLKNVYAIGAGMVAALTNESATSKSVYFAHCTSEMIFITHLLAEGPEKLAGPLLADTYVTLLKGRNAWYGQMLAKGELSPDMGDSISGKGMIQGVSAVEAFFELLSHSSLNVLHPEEHKPVAPVELCPILKTLYKILISREHSSSEAILQALRDENQNDPRERIEIAQSHAFYMPSLLGQP encoded by the exons ATGGTGGGAAGCATCATGGAAGTAGTTTGTAATGAATACTCAAATGGCTCTGTTCAGGCCTGCAATGGTTCAGAGGAGAAGCTTGATGATCTTCGCAGCCTTGTTGGGAAGGCTGATGGTGATCCTTTGAGAATTGTGAGTGTTGGTGCTGGTGCCTGGGGCAGTGTTTTTGCTGCTTTGTTGCAAGATACTTTTGGCCAATTCCGCGATAAGGTGCAAATCAGGATATGGAGAAGGCCAGGGAAGACACTTGATAGAGCAACAGCAAAGCACCTCTTTGAAGTTATCAACTCCAGGGAGGATGTATTGAGAAGGTTGATCAGACGTTGTGCTTATCTGAAATATGTTGAGGCCAGGCTTGGTGATAGGACTCTTTTAGCTGATGAGATTCTGAAAGATGGATTTTGTTTGAACATGATAGATACACCACTTTGTCCATTGAAGGTGGTCACAAACTTGCAAGAAGCTGTTTGGGATGCTGATATTGTGGTTAATGGTTTGCCTTCAACTGAAACAAGGGAAATTTTTGAAGAGATAAGTAAATATTGGAAGGAGAGAATCACAGTGCCTGTGATAATCTCTCTGGCAAAGGGTATAGAGGCTGCATTGGAGCCTGTTCCCCATATTATAACTCCCACAAAAATGATTAACCAAGCAA CTGGAGTGCCTATGGAGAACATACTTTATCTTGGTGGTCCAAATATTGCCTCAGAAATTTACAACAAGGAGTATGCCAATGCTCGAATATGTGGAGCTGATAAATGGAGGAAACCTCTAGCCAAGTTCCTACGACAACCACATTTTATTGTCTGGGATAACAGTGACCTTGTCACACATGAAGTCATGGGGGGCTTGAAAAATGTCTATGCAATTGGTGCAG GTATGGTAGCAGCCCTTACCAATGAGAGTGCTACCAGCAAATCTGTATACTTTGCACACTGCACATCAGAGATGATATTCATCACTCACTTGTTGGCTGAAGGACCTGAGAAACTTGCAGGGCCATTATTGGCTGACACTTATGTCACTTTGCTAAAAGGTCGTAATGCATGGTATGGCCAGATGCTAGCTAAAGGCGAATTAAGCCCAGACATGGGTGACAGCATCAGTGGCAAAGGAATGATTCAG GGTGTCTCAGCAGTGGAGGCCTTTTTTGAACTTTTAAGCCATTCAAGCCTGAATGTGTTGCACCCAGAAGAACACAAGCCGGTTGCTCCTGTTGAACTTTGCCCCATCCTCAAGACACTctataaaatattgatatcaAG GGAACACTCTTCATCAGAAGCTATTCTTCAAGCTCTTAGAGATGAGAATCAGAATGATCCTCGTGAACGCATTGAGATTGCACAAAGCCATGCTTTCTACATGCCTTCACTTCTTGGACAACcatga
- the LOC137830550 gene encoding uncharacterized protein encodes MDTTKGNTEKPSSLAASVTSCRKKKSEEATFLEDVKDHIDEFIHASMDEHKSCFKKTVQKMFGMSKAVAERNTDTAKEVESSLPLQTTLQG; translated from the exons ATGGATACTACAAAAGGGAACACTGAAAAACCGTCTTCATTAGCTGCAAGTGTTACTTCATGTCGAAAGAAGAAGAGTGAAGAAGCCACTTTTTTGGAGGACGTGAAAGATCACATTGACGAGTTTATTCATGCTTCTATGGATGAACATAAAAGTTGCTTCAAGAAAACAGTTCAGAAG ATGTTTGGTATGTCCAAGGCTGTTGCAGAAAGGAACACTGACACTGCCAAAGAAGTTGAGAGTTCTCTGCCTCTTCAGACAACTTTGCAAGGTTAA
- the LOC137830552 gene encoding uncharacterized protein, protein MAESAKMVVDLQLTLKPFYQRASEAEERLSRLEATLNNKKDAGNEESMKVINDLQSKLKAANAEISSEKEKIQTLTEENGKLQYRIIHLVRSLKEANLKLEKTTAHEQLQSIKL, encoded by the exons ATGGCGGAGAGCGCGAAAATGGTGGTGGACCTTCAACTCACCTTAAAGCCTTTCTATCAGAGAGCCTCAGAAGCAGAG GAGCGCTTATCAAGACTAGAAGCTACCttgaataataaaaaag ATGCTGGTAACGAGGAAAGCATGAAAGTGATTAATGATCTTCAGTCAAAGCTGAAAGCTGCAAATGCTGAAATTAGTTCGGAAAAAGAGAAG ATTCAAACACTTACCGAAGAAAATGGAAAACTTCAATACCGAATAATTCATCTCGTGAGATCACTCAAGGAAGCTAATTTAAAGTTAGAGAAA ACTACAGCGCATGAGCAGCTACAGAGCATAAAATTGTAG